In Helianthus annuus cultivar XRQ/B chromosome 3, HanXRQr2.0-SUNRISE, whole genome shotgun sequence, a single window of DNA contains:
- the LOC110929123 gene encoding pentatricopeptide repeat-containing protein At4g20770, with product MEIRTTTTQLANFLQLCIDKKSHINGKLIHAHILRTGLFSDTFLSNRLIELYHKCGHLTSARQVFDKMPNRNIFSWHAMLSAHCKNGDIDSAHQLFVQMPERNAVSWNTLISALVRGGLEQKALNVYYEMTRAGFLPSNYTLASVFSACGALSDWEYGCVCHGLASKIGLDKNVYVGNALLSMYAKCVRVESAVKVFDDLPEVNEVSFTAIVGALGDTDRVEEAFGMFRLMHRTGIRIDAISLSSILGVCARSGIHESGSSVNGQQLHGLTIRLGLEDDRHLSNSLLDMYAKCGDMISAEMIFDNLVDVSVVSWNVMIGGYGQKYEIKKAIEFMQKMQRFGFEPDEVTYINMLTACLKSGDIDTAREIFNKMGSPSLSSWNALLSGYTQIGKHKEAVRLFINMQFCNVKGDRTTFAVVFSSCASMGLLEGGKQAHAASVKNLFDDDIYVASGLIGMYSKCNKIEVAKSIFDRVKDQDDIVCWNSMIAGLSLNNLDNEAFVLFKNMLENNMIPTQFSYATVLSSCAKLSSISQGRQIHSRALKDEVINDVIVGSALIDMYCKCGDVNEARLFFDTMPVKNTVTWNEMIHGYAQNGHGNEGVALFEQMVNVSGEKPDAITFIAVLTACSHSGLIDYGMKIFNSMLQEHGVEPLSDHYTCIIDSLGRAGRFTEIEAIIDKMPYLNDPILWEVLLSACRVHLNVSLARRAADELFRINPCNSAPYVLLANMYSSMERWDDVRNIRELMIEKQAVKGPGYSWFEHKDGSYA from the coding sequence ATGGAAATCAGAACCACCACTACCCAGTTAGCCAATTTCTTACAACTTTGCATCGACAAAAAATCACACATAAATGGAAAACTCATTCATGCACACATCCTCCGTACTGGCCTCTTTTCAGACACCTTTCTATCAAACCGCTTGATCGAACTCTACCACAAATGCGGCCACTTAACATCTGCACGCCAAGTGTTCGACAAAATGCCTAACAGAAACATCTTCTCATGGCACGCAATGTTAAGTGCCCATTGCAAGAACGGTGACATAGATTCAGCACACCAACTGTTTGTGCAAATGCCCGAGCGAAACGCAGTGTCATGGAACACTTTGATCAGCGCGTTAGTTCGTGGTGGGTTGGAACAGAAAGCGTTGAATGTGTATTATGAAATGACCCGAGCGGGTTTCTTGCCGAGTAATTATACGTTAGCGAGTGTGTTCAGCGCGTGTGGGGCGTTGTCGGATTGGGAATATGGTTGTGTGTGTCATGGGCTTGCTAGTAAGATTGGGCTAGATAAGAATGTGTATGTTGGTAATGCTTTGTTGAGTATGTATGCGAAATGTGTGCGTGTTGAAAGTGCAGTTAAGGTGTTTGATGATTTGCCTGAGGTTAATGAGGTTTCGTTTACCGCGATAGTGGGGGCTTTAGGGGATACTGATCGGGTTGAGGAGGCGTTTGGCATGTTTCGATTGATGCATAGGACTGGGATACGAATCGATGCGATATCGTTGTCGAGTATTCTCGGTGTATGTGCTAGAAGTGGGATTCATGAATCGGGTTCAAGCGTAAACGGTCAACAACTTCACGGGCTTACAATTAGACTCGGGCTAGAAGACGATCGACACTTGAGTAATTCATTGCTAGATATGTACGCAAAATGCGGGGATATGATTAGCGCTGAAATGATATTTGATAATTTGGTAGACGTTAGCGTTGTTTCTTGGAACGTTATGATTGGCGGGTACGGTCAAAAATACGAAATTAAGAAGGCAATAGAGTTCATGCAAAAGATGCAACGGTTCGGGTTTGAGCCCGATGAAGTGACATATATTAACATGCTTACCGCGTGTCTGAAATCGGGAGATATTGACACCGCGCGTGAGATTTTTAACAAAATGGGTTCTCCAAGCTTAAGTTCTTGGAACGCTTTGCTTTCGGGGTATACCCAGATTGGGAAACATAAGGAGGCTGTTCGGCTTTTTATAAATATGCAGTTTTGTAACGTCAAAGGTGATCGAACGACTTTTGCTGTTGTTTTTAGCTCGTGTGCTTCTATGGGGCTTTTAGAGGGCGGGAAACAAGCTCATGCAGCCTCGGTAAAGAATCTTTTCGATGATGATATTTATGTTGCTAGTGGTCTTATTGGGATGTATTCCAAATGTAATAAGATAGAGGTTGCAAAATCCATATTTGATAGAGTAAAAGATCAAGATGATATAGTTTGTTGGAACTCGATGATAGCGGGATTATCACTCAATAATCTTGATAATGAAGCCTTCGTGTTATTCAAAAACATGCTGGAAAACAATATGATTCCGACCCAATTCTCGTATGCTACCGTGCTAAGTTCTTGCGCGAAACTATCGTCCATATCTCAAGGGAGACAAATTCACTCACGCGCTTTAAAAGATGAAGTTATAAACGATGTTATAGTTGGAAGTGCTCTAATTGATATGTACTGTAAATGTGGAGATGTCAATGAAGCAAGATTGTTTTTCGACACAATGCCCGTTAAAAACACCGTTACGTGGAACGAAATGATTCATGGATATGCACAAAACGGACATGGAAATGAAGGCGTTGCTCTTTTTGAACAAATGGTTAACGTATCGGGTGAAAAACCCGATGCTATAACTTTTATTGCGGTTTTAACTGCTTGTAGCCATTCGGGATTAATCGACTATGGGATGAAGATCTTTAACTCGATGTTACAAGAACATGGTGTGGAGCCACTTTCGGATCATTACACTTGTATAATTGATTCGTTGGGACGTGCGGGTCGGTTTACTGAAATAGAGGCTATTATAGATAAAATGCCGTATTTAAATGATCCGATTCTATGGGAGGTGCTTCTTAGCGCGTGTAGAGTGCATTTAAATGTAAGTTTAGCAAGAAGAGCGGCGGATGAGCTTTTTCGTATAAATCCGTGTAATTCTGCACCGTATGTGCTTTTAGCTAACATGTATTCTTCTATGGAAAGATGGGATGATGTAAGGAATATTCGGGAGTTAATGATTGAAAAACAGGCGGTAAAAGGCCCGGGTTATAGTTGGTTTGAACATAAAGATGGGTCTTATGCGTGA
- the LOC110929125 gene encoding LOW QUALITY PROTEIN: protein OS-9 homolog (The sequence of the model RefSeq protein was modified relative to this genomic sequence to represent the inferred CDS: substituted 2 bases at 2 genomic stop codons), producing the protein MHHVATLIAQRQELYSYGVEAVQEFVLGGYDAEATTAYNRNLSDISTLKDPHSKDASQRYHAHQYTNGTTXDLTNEPXETEVRFVCSEPRAMISSITELSTCKYTLTIQCPTLCKHPCSKKKNQFGIQSTVTRFQKTTNNQKWKMMLYMNTILLW; encoded by the exons atgcatcatgtagcGACGTTGATAGCTCAAAGACAGGAG ctctattcctacggtgtagag GCTGTTCAAGAGTTTGTATTGGGTGGATATGATGCTGAAGCTACAACTGCTTATAACCGTAACCTTTCTGACATATCAACTTTGAAAGATCCCCACTCTAAAGATGCATCACAAAG GTATCATGCGCATCAATACACAAATGGAACTACTTGAGATCTTACAAACGAGCCTTGAGAAACCGAG GTAAGATTTGTTTGTTCGGAACCTAGAGCGATGATTAGTTCTATAACTGAATTATCAACATGCAAATACACTCTCACAATCCAATGCCCAACACTTTGCAAGCACCC TTGTTCCAAGAAGAAAAACCAGTTTGGTATACAATCAACTGTAACCCGCTTCCAAAAGACTACAAACAACCAAAAATGGAAGATGATGTTGTACATGAACACGATATTGCTATGGTAA